GGCATCTCGCCGCGCTGCACTTCGGTGATCTCGGTCTCGAGCAGGCCGTCGTAGATGTTGCCGGTGTCGCCCTCGGCGCAGCTCACGGTCACGAGCGTGCCGTCTTTCAGCAGGTCGGTGGCGTCGCCGCAGCCCACCACGGCCGGAATGCCGAGCTCGCGCGCGATGATGGCCGCGTGGCAAGTGCGCCCGCCGCGGTTGGTGACGATGGCGCTCGCGCGCTTCATCACGGGCTCCCAGTTCGGGTCGGTCATGTCGGTGACCAGCACGTCGCCGGGCTGCACCTTGTCCATCTCGCTGATGCTGTGCACCAGGCGCACCGGGCCCGTGCCCACCTTCTGGCCGATCGCGCGGCCGCTGGCCAGCACCGCGCCCTTGCCCTTGAGCTTGTAGCGCACCTCGGTCTTGCCGGCGGCCTGGCTCTTCACCGTCTCGGGGCGGGCCTGCAGGATGTAGAGCTGGCCGTCGGTGCCGTCCTTGCCCCACTCGATGTCCATGGGTCGGCCGTAGTGCTGCTCGATCACCAGCGCGTAGCGCGCGAGCTGCTCGACGTCGGCCTCGGTGAGGCTGTAGCGGTTGCGCTGCTCGACCGGCACGTCCACGGTCTTGACCAGCTTGCCACTCGCGGCCTTCTCCTCAGGCGAGCTGAACACCATCTGGATCAGCTTGGAGCCCAGGTTGCGCCGGATCACCGCGCGCTTGCCGGCCTGGAGCATGGGCTTGTGCACATAGAACTCGTCGGGGTTCACGGCGCCCTGCACCACGGTCTCGCCCAGGCCGTAGCTGCTGGTGATGAACACCACGTCGGAGAAGCCGCTTTCGGTGTCGATGGTGAACATCACGCCGGCCGCGCCGAGGTCGGAGCGCACCATGCGCTGCACGCCGGCCGACAGCGCCACCTCGGCGTGCGCGAAGCCCTTGTGCACGCGGTAGCTGATGGCGCGGTCGTTGTAGAGGCTGGCGAACACCTCCTTCATCTTGTGCAGCACATCGTCGATGCCGACCACGTTGAGGAAGGTCTCCTGCTGGCCCGCGAACGAAGCGTCGGGCAGGTCTTCGGCGGTGGCCGAGGAACGCACCGCGAACGAGGCCTTGTCATTGCCCGCGCTCAGCGTGGCGAAGGCGGCGCGAATGGCCTGCTCGAGGTCGGCCGGGAACGGCTGGGCCTCGACCCAGCCGCGGATCTCGGCACCCGCGGCGGCCAGGGCGCGCACGTCTTCGGTGTCGAGCGTGGACAGGCGCGCGTTGATGCGCTCGGCCAGACCGTCGTGCTTGAGGAACTCGCGGAAGGCGTGCGCCGTGGTGGCGAAGCCCGTGGGCACCTTCACGCCGCTGGGTAGCTGCGAAATCATCTCGCCGAGGCTGGCGTTCTTGCCGCCGACCGACTCGACGTCGGACATCCGCAATTTTTCGAAAGGCACGACCAGGGCGGTCGGCTCGAACAGGTTGGACATGGAAAAGCTCCTGAGGTTGAAAAACCGGGGTTCCATGCACCAGCGTGTGACCTGTGGTTGTGTTGTGGGTCGGCCACCGGGCAAGGCAGAAAAAGCGCCGTGGCGGCCACCGGATAATGCCCGCCACGCAATGGATGCAGATTGTAAGGACGGCGACCATGCCCCTCAGAACGGTTTTCTTCGTGTCGGACGGCACCGGCATCACCGCCGAGACCTTCGGCAATGCCATCCTGGCCCAGTTCGAGGCCGACATGCGCCGCGTGCGCCTGCCCTTCCTGGACAGCGTGGACAAGGCCCACCAGGCGGTGCGCCAGATCAACCACGCCGCCGAGGTCGAGGGCAAGCGCCCGCTGGTGTTCACCACCGTGGTCAACAGCGAGGTGCTGGGTGTGTTCCAGCAGCACTGCCGCGGCAAGCTGCTCGACATGTTCTCCACCTTCGTGCAGCCGCTCGAAGAAGAGCTGGGCATCAAGAGCAACCACCGCGTGGGCCGCTTCTCGGACGCCTCCAAGAGCAAGGCCTACCACGACCGCATCGAGGCCATCAACTTCTCGCTCGCACACGACGACGGCCAGAGCAACAAGGACCTGGAATCGTCCGACGTGATCCTGGTGGGCGTGAGCCGCAGCGGCAAGACGCCGACCTCGCTCTACCTGGCCATGCAGTACGGCCTCAAGGCGTCGAACTACCCGCTCATTCCCGAAGACTTCGAGCGCCGCAAACTGCCGCCCGCGCTCATGCCCCACCGCAAAAAGCTGTTCGGCCTCACCATCGCGCCCGAGCGCCTGAGCGAGATCCGCAATGAGCGCCGGCCCAACTCGCGTTACGCGGCCCTGGAGAACTGCCGCATGGAGGTGGCCGAGGCCGAGGCCATGATGCGCCGTGAGGGCATCCGCTGGCTCTCCACCACCACCAAGTCGATCGAAGAGATCGCCACCACCATCTTGCAGGAAGTGCGGCCCGAGCGGCTCGAGTACTGATCGCGCGCGGCGCCCTTCAGCGCGTCTTCAGATTCGGGTCAGATCCGCGTCAGCGCCGGGTCAGGGGGCTGTCAGTGCGGCGCCAGACACTGCGCGCCTCTGGCACTTCCCAAGGAGACAAGCGTGGACCCCGAACTGGCGCAACGCATCGCCGCACACCCGGCCTACCAACAACTCAAGCGCTCGCGATCGGCCTTCGGCTGGTGGCTCACGCTCGCGATGATGCTCGTGTACTACGGCTTCATCGTGCTGGTCGCTTTCGACAAGCCCTTTCTCGCGCAGCGCCTGGGCGAAGGCGTGATGACGCTGGGCATTCCGCTCGGTTTCGGCGTCATCGTGTTCACCGTGGTGATCACCGCGGTCTACGTGCGCCGCGCCAACCGCGAGTTCGACGAACTCGCGCAGCAGCTGAATAAGGCGGTGCAGGCATGAAGGCGCGCCACCTCCCCCTTGCCGCCCTGCTCGGCGCGGCCTCGGCCGCGGCCTGGGCCGCGGGCGCCGACCTCGGCCAGGCCGAGAAGCAGGCCACCAACTGGACCGCGATCGTGATGTTCGCGGCCTTCGTGATCGCCACGCTCTTCATCACCAAGTGGGCCGCCGGGCGCACGCGCAACGCGGCCGACTTCTACACGGCGGGCGGCGGGATCACGGGCTTCCAGAACGGCCTGGCGATCGCGGGCGACTACATGAGCGCCGCGTCCTTCCTGGGCATCAGCGCGGCCGTGATGGCCAGCGGCTTCGACGGCCTCATCTACTCGATCGGCTTCCTCGTGGGCTGGCCCGTCATCACCTTCCTGATGGCCGAGCGGCTGCGCAACCTGGGCCGCTTCACCTTCGCCGACGTGGCTGCGTTCCGCTTCGACCAGGCGCCGATCCGCATCTTCGCGGCCAGCGGCACGCTGGTGGTGGTGGCCTTCTACCTGATCGCGCAGATGGTGGGCGCAGGCCAGCTGATCAAGCTGCTGTTCGGGCTCGAGTACTGGATCGCGGTGGTGATCGTGGGTGCGCTCATGATGGTCTAC
This is a stretch of genomic DNA from Hydrogenophaga crocea. It encodes these proteins:
- the ppsR gene encoding pyruvate, water dikinase regulatory protein — translated: MPLRTVFFVSDGTGITAETFGNAILAQFEADMRRVRLPFLDSVDKAHQAVRQINHAAEVEGKRPLVFTTVVNSEVLGVFQQHCRGKLLDMFSTFVQPLEEELGIKSNHRVGRFSDASKSKAYHDRIEAINFSLAHDDGQSNKDLESSDVILVGVSRSGKTPTSLYLAMQYGLKASNYPLIPEDFERRKLPPALMPHRKKLFGLTIAPERLSEIRNERRPNSRYAALENCRMEVAEAEAMMRREGIRWLSTTTKSIEEIATTILQEVRPERLEY
- the ppsA gene encoding phosphoenolpyruvate synthase, producing MSNLFEPTALVVPFEKLRMSDVESVGGKNASLGEMISQLPSGVKVPTGFATTAHAFREFLKHDGLAERINARLSTLDTEDVRALAAAGAEIRGWVEAQPFPADLEQAIRAAFATLSAGNDKASFAVRSSATAEDLPDASFAGQQETFLNVVGIDDVLHKMKEVFASLYNDRAISYRVHKGFAHAEVALSAGVQRMVRSDLGAAGVMFTIDTESGFSDVVFITSSYGLGETVVQGAVNPDEFYVHKPMLQAGKRAVIRRNLGSKLIQMVFSSPEEKAASGKLVKTVDVPVEQRNRYSLTEADVEQLARYALVIEQHYGRPMDIEWGKDGTDGQLYILQARPETVKSQAAGKTEVRYKLKGKGAVLASGRAIGQKVGTGPVRLVHSISEMDKVQPGDVLVTDMTDPNWEPVMKRASAIVTNRGGRTCHAAIIARELGIPAVVGCGDATDLLKDGTLVTVSCAEGDTGNIYDGLLETEITEVQRGEMPDMDVKIMMNVGNPQLAFDFAQIPNGGVGLARLEFIINNNIGVHPKAILDYPQIDADLKKAVESVARGHASPRAFYVDKVAEGVATIAAAFWPKPVIVRLSDFKSNEYRKLVGGSRYEPDEENPMLGFRGAARYISHDFAEAFAMECEALKRVREEMGLTNVQVMVPFVRTLAQAQRVTELLAAKGLKRGENGLKLIMMCEIPSNAVLAKDFLRFFDGFSIGSNDLTQLTLGLDRDSGLELLAHDFDERDPAVRALLQMAIGACKAEGKYVGICGQGPSDHPDFAQWLRDEGISSISLNPDTVVDTWQLLAGTN
- a CDS encoding DUF485 domain-containing protein, whose protein sequence is MDPELAQRIAAHPAYQQLKRSRSAFGWWLTLAMMLVYYGFIVLVAFDKPFLAQRLGEGVMTLGIPLGFGVIVFTVVITAVYVRRANREFDELAQQLNKAVQA